The following proteins are encoded in a genomic region of Desulfosporosinus youngiae DSM 17734:
- a CDS encoding ABC transporter ATP-binding protein yields MSLFEAKSIVKSFGGNTAVNNLSFTVEKGEILGIIGPNGSGKTTVFNLISCFFPLTSGEIYFKGKRIDQVPAHDICKLGIGRTFQVVKPLKRMTVLENVTVGAFLRTNSMTKAKLKAEETVDFCGLSQFKNYEAKSLPIALRKRLEIARALASDPELIMLDETCAGLNPRESEEAIAIIKRIREAGKTIIIVEHIMKVMMGISDRILAINFGSQITIGKPQEVARHPEVIKAYLGDDHA; encoded by the coding sequence ATGAGTCTGTTTGAGGCTAAAAGCATTGTGAAGAGTTTTGGTGGTAATACAGCTGTTAATAACTTAAGCTTCACGGTGGAAAAGGGCGAAATTTTAGGTATTATCGGCCCCAATGGTTCCGGTAAGACCACGGTTTTTAATCTCATCAGTTGTTTTTTCCCTCTTACTTCCGGAGAAATTTATTTCAAAGGAAAAAGGATTGACCAAGTGCCGGCTCATGATATATGTAAGTTAGGAATAGGAAGAACCTTTCAGGTGGTCAAACCGTTAAAACGCATGACCGTGCTGGAAAACGTGACGGTAGGGGCATTTCTGCGCACAAACAGCATGACAAAGGCAAAGCTTAAGGCTGAGGAGACCGTGGATTTCTGCGGATTGAGCCAGTTTAAAAACTATGAGGCTAAAAGTTTGCCCATTGCGCTGCGCAAAAGGCTGGAAATTGCCAGGGCCCTTGCTTCAGACCCGGAATTGATTATGCTGGATGAAACCTGCGCAGGGCTGAACCCGAGGGAGTCAGAAGAGGCTATAGCCATCATCAAGAGGATTCGTGAGGCAGGGAAGACCATAATTATTGTTGAACACATCATGAAAGTCATGATGGGGATCTCTGACCGCATTCTGGCGATAAACTTCGGAAGCCAGATCACCATCGGAAAACCGCAGGAAGTAGCGAGACATCCTGAGGTAATTAAAGCATATTTAGGTGATGACCATGCTTAA
- a CDS encoding ABC transporter ATP-binding protein produces MLKVINLNASYKDLQVLWDVSFEVKQGELVVLLGANGAGKTTILNSISGIIPGTKGVIEFLGTDITKLASFKIAAQGIIHVPEGRRLFPEMSVKENLEMGSLLPEAKSKRKETMKKVFELFPILHEKQHQEAGDLSGGQQQMLAMGRGLMALPKLLILDEPSLGLSPVLVTQIFDIVKEINSQGVTVLLVEQNVAKTLSMCNRAYVLENGRVVMEGEGKELLNNDHIKEAYLGI; encoded by the coding sequence ATGCTTAAAGTAATAAATCTTAATGCATCCTACAAAGATCTTCAGGTTTTATGGGACGTTTCATTTGAAGTAAAACAAGGGGAGCTAGTCGTACTGCTCGGGGCGAACGGAGCGGGTAAAACCACAATTTTAAACAGTATCTCAGGAATAATACCTGGTACAAAGGGAGTTATAGAATTTCTTGGCACAGACATTACTAAGCTGGCAAGCTTTAAGATTGCGGCTCAGGGTATCATTCATGTGCCGGAGGGCCGGCGTCTTTTCCCGGAAATGAGCGTAAAAGAAAACCTGGAAATGGGATCACTGCTGCCTGAAGCTAAAAGCAAACGAAAAGAGACTATGAAAAAGGTCTTTGAATTATTTCCGATTTTGCATGAAAAGCAACATCAAGAAGCAGGTGATCTCAGTGGGGGCCAGCAGCAAATGCTCGCCATGGGCAGAGGATTGATGGCCCTGCCCAAGCTGCTGATATTGGATGAACCGTCCCTTGGGCTTTCCCCGGTGTTGGTAACTCAGATTTTTGACATAGTGAAAGAGATAAACTCTCAGGGAGTTACTGTGTTGCTGGTAGAACAGAATGTGGCAAAAACCTTAAGCATGTGCAACCGGGCCTATGTCTTGGAGAACGGCAGAGTCGTTATGGAAGGAGAGGGTAAAGAACTGTTGAACAATGACCACATTAAAGAAGCCTATTTAGGAATATAG
- a CDS encoding response regulator translates to MNPIDLVLVEDDPMVMEVNEGFVKRIGGFRICGKAKTGKGALELIQELRPHLVILDIYLPDCNGIQILREIRRQGIPTDIILITAAQDVATVQAGLHFGIVDYIIKPFKFERIEAALNNYRSYAEQFRNRGEMNQEDLDRLIKILPSQESYYRKSREPLPKGLREITLQQVYNFLKERQVGLSAEEVAEGAGLARVTARRYLEYLEKIDQVLLETQYGSVGRPINKYKIVL, encoded by the coding sequence ATGAATCCAATTGACTTAGTCTTAGTAGAAGATGATCCCATGGTGATGGAAGTCAATGAGGGATTTGTTAAACGAATCGGCGGATTTCGAATTTGCGGTAAAGCAAAGACAGGAAAAGGAGCCTTAGAACTTATTCAAGAGTTAAGACCGCATTTGGTAATTTTAGACATTTACCTGCCGGATTGCAATGGTATTCAAATACTTCGGGAAATAAGACGTCAGGGGATACCTACCGATATTATTTTGATTACGGCAGCTCAAGATGTGGCAACTGTTCAAGCCGGTTTACATTTCGGCATCGTAGACTATATCATCAAACCCTTTAAATTTGAACGGATCGAAGCCGCCCTGAACAATTATCGCTCCTATGCCGAACAATTCAGAAATCGGGGAGAAATGAATCAAGAAGATTTAGACCGCCTGATCAAAATTCTGCCCAGTCAGGAAAGTTATTACAGAAAGAGCCGTGAACCATTGCCCAAAGGATTGCGGGAGATTACTCTTCAGCAAGTTTATAATTTCCTTAAAGAGAGACAAGTCGGGCTCTCAGCGGAGGAAGTCGCTGAAGGGGCGGGTCTGGCACGGGTCACCGCCCGAAGGTATTTAGAGTATCTGGAAAAAATCGATCAAGTTCTACTGGAAACTCAATACGGATCTGTGGGCAGGCCGATTAACAAATACAAAATTGTACTTTAG
- a CDS encoding ATP-binding protein, with protein sequence MNRPHLKLGTKIAILSFFLILLSVFLAGVIIVNRISDKMEQEIGYRAIAIARTVAQLQDIQENLGAEQGSKVIQPLAERIRIATGVEYIVVFDMKRMRYSHPYLDRIGTIFNDGDEGPSLQRKEYLSQAVGVLGPSIRAFVPVLADEGTRQVGVVAVGILVPTIKDIISTLRIQLYSSLIMVLSLGILGSFYLASNIKKNMFFLEPNEIARMLEERVAIFQAMDEGVVALNMENQITVINQKACHIAGITKNVIGVHLNDLEVLSVLNDLPEARDSSETMELLLNQTWVIINFLPVKVKDQIVGQVITIKDKTEVRKMAEELTGVRTFIEALRVQNHESLNKLHTIAGLIQLNRVQEAMEYVYNVTAEQQEVTRFLSQNIKHPSVAGLLLGKYNRGKELKVDVLFEHDSSLGELPESIDSTALTIILGNLLENAMEAVVGKELCEVHCRIKQEDTVLIFSVEDTGGGIPPEDQMKVFQWGFSTKGTGNRGIGLPLVKQTIERLGGTIELESGNWGTRFGVRLPLKGAHLL encoded by the coding sequence TTGAATAGGCCCCATTTGAAATTGGGAACCAAGATAGCTATTCTCTCATTTTTCTTAATCTTATTATCGGTCTTTTTGGCCGGAGTAATTATTGTCAACCGGATTTCAGACAAAATGGAACAGGAAATCGGATACCGAGCGATAGCTATTGCCCGAACAGTGGCTCAATTACAGGATATACAGGAAAATCTGGGTGCCGAGCAGGGTTCTAAGGTGATCCAGCCCCTCGCTGAGCGGATTCGTATTGCAACCGGGGTAGAGTATATTGTGGTCTTTGATATGAAACGAATGCGCTATTCCCATCCCTATTTAGATCGAATCGGTACAATCTTTAATGACGGGGATGAGGGGCCGTCTCTGCAAAGAAAAGAATATCTTTCTCAGGCAGTCGGGGTATTAGGTCCGTCTATACGGGCTTTCGTACCGGTACTTGCCGATGAAGGCACCCGTCAAGTCGGGGTAGTAGCGGTCGGAATTCTGGTTCCTACAATAAAAGACATTATCAGTACCCTGAGAATCCAGCTGTATTCTTCCTTAATAATGGTATTGAGCTTGGGAATCCTGGGTTCTTTCTATTTGGCAAGCAATATTAAAAAGAATATGTTTTTCCTTGAACCCAATGAAATCGCGAGGATGTTAGAAGAACGGGTGGCTATTTTTCAAGCAATGGATGAAGGGGTCGTTGCCTTGAATATGGAAAACCAGATTACAGTCATTAACCAAAAAGCCTGTCACATCGCCGGAATTACTAAAAATGTAATCGGAGTCCATTTGAACGACCTCGAAGTACTTTCCGTTCTTAATGATCTTCCTGAAGCAAGAGATTCTTCGGAAACCATGGAACTTCTCCTGAATCAGACCTGGGTAATTATCAATTTTTTGCCGGTTAAAGTGAAGGATCAGATTGTAGGGCAAGTGATAACTATAAAAGACAAAACAGAAGTGCGTAAAATGGCGGAGGAATTAACAGGTGTCAGGACGTTTATAGAAGCTCTAAGAGTACAAAATCATGAGTCATTAAATAAATTGCATACGATTGCGGGTCTTATCCAGTTAAACAGAGTACAGGAAGCGATGGAGTATGTTTACAACGTAACAGCGGAACAACAGGAAGTGACCAGATTTTTAAGTCAGAATATCAAACACCCAAGTGTCGCGGGTTTACTTTTAGGAAAGTATAACCGGGGAAAAGAACTAAAAGTCGATGTTTTATTTGAGCATGATTCCAGTTTGGGAGAATTGCCGGAGAGTATTGATAGTACTGCGTTGACGATTATTTTAGGAAATTTATTGGAAAATGCTATGGAAGCGGTTGTGGGAAAAGAATTATGTGAGGTGCATTGCCGTATAAAGCAAGAGGATACAGTTTTGATTTTCAGCGTTGAAGATACTGGGGGAGGAATCCCCCCGGAGGATCAGATGAAAGTATTTCAATGGGGATTTTCAACGAAAGGAACCGGAAATCGCGGGATTGGTCTTCCTCTGGTTAAACAGACTATAGAAAGGCTTGGGGGGACGATAGAACTTGAGTCCGGAAACTGGGGGACGCGCTTCGGCGTCAGGCTGCCTCTTAAAGGTGCACATTTATTATAG
- a CDS encoding branched-chain amino acid ABC transporter permease, whose protein sequence is MKNKNWLFTLLALVIALVIPLLIKAPYQLHMIILILIWATIGTSWNLLGGYGGQVSFGHAAFFGLGAYSAGMLNLYFELSPWWGMLLGPLAAAIIAFPIGLICFRLRGPYFALAMLALGEIFRILFTNLSVTNGAQGILIMPAITSKAWYYYIALAILVVTVMTTYKIVNSKIGYYLVSIREDQDAATSLGIPTTTYKIIALLPSAFFTGLAGALYMNYVAFIDPKIVFNLVNVSIMIILVVMLGGPATTWGPTIGAAIYIILGELFRATLGAANVLVFGLLVCIIIMFMPNGILGALTSLRRFVRQQKGWPGGTKHESV, encoded by the coding sequence ATGAAAAATAAAAATTGGCTGTTTACGCTGTTGGCACTTGTCATAGCATTAGTTATCCCGCTGCTGATTAAAGCCCCTTATCAACTGCACATGATTATATTAATTCTTATTTGGGCTACCATCGGTACATCCTGGAACTTGCTCGGCGGATATGGCGGTCAGGTTTCCTTCGGCCATGCAGCATTCTTTGGCTTGGGTGCCTATTCCGCAGGAATGTTAAACCTGTATTTTGAGTTATCTCCCTGGTGGGGTATGCTGCTTGGCCCTCTGGCTGCTGCCATTATAGCGTTTCCTATCGGGTTGATCTGTTTCCGGCTGAGAGGACCCTATTTTGCCCTGGCAATGCTGGCCTTAGGTGAGATTTTCAGAATTTTGTTTACTAATTTGTCCGTGACAAATGGAGCCCAGGGAATTTTAATTATGCCGGCAATTACTTCGAAAGCCTGGTATTACTATATAGCTCTGGCTATTTTAGTCGTTACGGTCATGACAACCTACAAGATCGTAAACTCTAAAATCGGTTATTATCTGGTTTCAATAAGGGAAGACCAGGATGCCGCAACCTCTTTGGGGATTCCCACAACAACCTATAAAATTATCGCTTTGCTGCCAAGCGCTTTTTTCACCGGACTGGCCGGGGCGCTCTACATGAATTATGTAGCCTTCATAGATCCGAAAATAGTGTTTAATTTAGTCAACGTATCCATCATGATCATCTTAGTTGTTATGCTGGGAGGTCCTGCCACAACCTGGGGGCCCACAATCGGGGCAGCCATTTATATAATTTTGGGAGAACTGTTCCGGGCAACCCTTGGAGCGGCCAATGTACTGGTATTTGGTTTGCTTGTGTGTATCATCATCATGTTTATGCCTAATGGGATTTTAGGAGCGTTAACGAGTCTGAGGCGATTTGTGAGGCAACAGAAAGGCTGGCCGGGAGGTACAAAACATGAGTCTGTTTGA
- a CDS encoding TRAP transporter substrate-binding protein has protein sequence MAGKRWILVIIILALGLSGCHSRVIDGQQVNKEDKIIIKFSHVVDENTPKGLAAIRFAQLISERSGGSIEVQVFPNSQLFKDGEEFEALSRGDVQMIAPATSKLTQLFPQWQVMDLPYFFDDLESVHQTMDGPLGKALLSQLEEKNMRGLAMWDSGFKHLTNNVHPIIKPSDFDGLSFRVMSPGILQAQFNKFGAEAVFLPFNDVYEALSKGKVDGQENTISNIYTQQFDQVQTYLTLSQHGFLGYAVIVNAEFWDQLPSQARELLEKTIVEVTEWERETAERLNEEQLEKIKKLNKISIYALTSQEKSTWKADFSSVYSKFEKEIGLEFLNEVRK, from the coding sequence ATGGCCGGAAAACGTTGGATTTTAGTTATCATAATCTTGGCTCTGGGATTATCAGGTTGTCATAGCAGAGTTATAGATGGGCAGCAAGTTAATAAGGAAGACAAAATAATCATTAAGTTTTCCCATGTCGTTGACGAAAACACTCCCAAGGGACTGGCAGCTATTCGCTTTGCTCAGCTTATCTCAGAACGCTCCGGCGGCTCAATCGAAGTTCAGGTTTTTCCAAACTCTCAATTATTTAAGGATGGCGAAGAATTTGAGGCTTTAAGCCGGGGAGATGTACAAATGATTGCCCCGGCAACTTCGAAGCTGACTCAGCTTTTCCCTCAGTGGCAAGTTATGGATCTTCCGTATTTTTTTGACGATTTGGAAAGCGTTCATCAAACCATGGATGGCCCCCTTGGCAAGGCTTTACTCAGTCAGTTGGAAGAAAAAAATATGCGTGGGCTGGCGATGTGGGACAGCGGCTTTAAACACTTGACCAATAATGTCCATCCAATTATTAAACCCAGTGATTTTGACGGTTTAAGCTTCAGGGTTATGTCTCCGGGAATTTTGCAGGCCCAGTTTAATAAGTTTGGGGCAGAGGCGGTTTTTCTTCCGTTTAATGATGTTTATGAGGCTCTCAGTAAAGGAAAGGTGGATGGCCAGGAAAATACGATTTCCAATATTTATACTCAGCAATTTGACCAAGTACAAACGTATTTAACCCTTAGCCAGCATGGATTTTTAGGGTATGCCGTGATTGTTAATGCTGAGTTTTGGGATCAGCTCCCCAGTCAGGCCCGTGAACTGTTAGAGAAGACGATAGTGGAAGTGACGGAGTGGGAGAGAGAAACGGCCGAACGGTTAAATGAAGAACAATTAGAGAAAATCAAGAAACTAAATAAGATCAGCATTTATGCCCTGACCAGTCAGGAAAAAAGTACTTGGAAAGCCGATTTTTCCTCGGTCTACTCTAAATTCGAAAAAGAAATTGGTTTGGAGTTTCTTAACGAAGTGAGGAAATAG
- a CDS encoding glutamine synthetase III, whose protein sequence is MDIFGQNVFNDAVMRKRLPKATYKSLRKTIEGGLPLDPSVAETVANAMKDWAIEKGATHFTHWFQPLTGITAEKHDSFISPTMHGLVGMEFSGKELIQGEPDASSFPNGGIRATFEARGYTSWDCTSPAFLKEDAGILTLCIPTAFCSYTGEALDKKTPLLRSMQALSKQALRILRLFGNTTTTQVTSTVGAEQEYFLIDKKFYDKRLDLMLSGRTLFGAMPPKGQEMDDHYFGSLKARVAAFMHDLNIELWKLGVLAKTQHNEVAPGQFELAPIFGTTNIATDHNQLVMDSMKKVALRHDMVCLLHEKPFAGVNGSGKHNNWSMSTDDGLNLLDPGHNPHENFQFLTILCAIIKAVDDYAELLRVSAAMPGNDHRLGANEAPPAIISIFLGDQLTDILEQLQNGGITRSLQGGKMASGVETLPAFHKDSTDRNRTSPFAFTGNKFEFRMVASSQSISGPNVVLNTIFAEVFSQFADRLEQAENFDQALLELLKGTVANHKRILFDGNGYGAEWVEEAAKRGLPNITSTVDAALVLLRESTVELYKKHGVLNRTELESRYEINLERYCKQINIEALTMIDMAKHLIIPAAVKYSAQLAGSINAIKSASSAVDISVQENLLIDLCSTLTSFRSNLDALEKDIQGSASVPDDAYAKGVYYRDVVFRGMKALRTDGDKLETMIDAELWPLPTYAQMLYML, encoded by the coding sequence ATGGATATTTTTGGACAAAATGTCTTTAACGATGCCGTGATGAGAAAACGTTTACCGAAAGCAACCTATAAATCGTTACGTAAAACAATCGAAGGCGGACTTCCGCTTGATCCAAGTGTCGCCGAAACAGTGGCTAACGCCATGAAAGATTGGGCAATTGAAAAGGGCGCAACACATTTTACTCACTGGTTTCAGCCCTTAACCGGCATTACCGCGGAGAAACATGATTCCTTTATCTCACCGACTATGCATGGTCTGGTAGGCATGGAATTCTCGGGTAAGGAACTGATTCAAGGCGAGCCGGATGCCTCCTCCTTCCCAAATGGCGGCATACGCGCTACCTTTGAAGCGAGAGGGTACACATCTTGGGACTGTACCTCTCCCGCTTTTCTGAAAGAAGATGCCGGTATCTTGACCTTATGTATCCCTACAGCCTTCTGCTCCTATACAGGGGAAGCACTTGACAAGAAAACCCCGCTTCTGCGTTCTATGCAGGCTCTTTCCAAGCAAGCCCTACGAATCTTGCGGCTCTTTGGTAATACGACAACGACTCAGGTCACCAGTACGGTCGGAGCAGAGCAGGAGTATTTCCTGATCGATAAAAAATTCTACGACAAACGCTTAGATCTCATGCTTAGCGGACGGACCCTATTCGGAGCTATGCCCCCCAAAGGGCAGGAAATGGATGATCATTACTTTGGAAGCTTAAAAGCGCGGGTTGCTGCTTTTATGCATGATTTAAATATTGAGTTGTGGAAACTGGGTGTTCTGGCTAAAACCCAGCATAATGAAGTGGCGCCTGGTCAATTTGAACTGGCACCGATCTTCGGGACAACCAATATCGCAACCGACCATAACCAACTCGTTATGGACAGCATGAAAAAAGTTGCTCTCCGCCATGACATGGTGTGCTTGCTTCATGAAAAACCCTTTGCCGGAGTCAATGGTTCCGGTAAACACAACAACTGGTCAATGTCTACCGATGATGGTCTGAACCTCCTTGACCCCGGTCATAACCCCCATGAGAATTTTCAATTTCTTACTATTCTTTGCGCTATTATTAAAGCCGTTGACGATTATGCTGAACTATTGCGGGTCTCCGCCGCCATGCCGGGTAATGACCACCGTCTCGGGGCCAACGAAGCTCCTCCCGCAATTATCTCAATCTTCCTTGGTGATCAACTCACAGATATCCTTGAACAATTGCAAAATGGAGGAATCACACGTTCCCTCCAAGGAGGAAAGATGGCCAGCGGCGTAGAAACTCTGCCTGCCTTCCATAAAGATTCAACGGATCGAAATCGAACCTCTCCTTTCGCCTTTACCGGAAACAAATTTGAGTTCCGAATGGTAGCCTCCTCTCAATCCATTTCAGGTCCCAACGTAGTGCTCAACACTATTTTTGCGGAAGTCTTCTCCCAGTTCGCTGATCGCCTGGAGCAAGCAGAAAACTTCGATCAAGCTCTTCTCGAACTTCTAAAGGGAACCGTTGCCAACCACAAACGGATTCTATTTGATGGTAATGGCTACGGCGCGGAATGGGTTGAAGAGGCCGCTAAACGAGGACTTCCCAATATAACGTCCACTGTTGATGCTGCCCTTGTTCTTCTGCGTGAATCAACCGTCGAATTGTATAAGAAACATGGCGTTTTGAACCGGACCGAGCTGGAATCACGTTATGAGATTAACCTGGAGAGATATTGCAAACAGATTAACATTGAGGCTCTGACTATGATTGACATGGCCAAACATCTGATTATTCCAGCAGCCGTCAAGTATTCTGCTCAGCTGGCAGGTTCCATCAATGCTATTAAATCTGCCTCAAGCGCTGTCGATATATCCGTCCAGGAAAACCTTCTGATAGATCTTTGTTCGACCCTGACTTCCTTCAGATCAAACTTAGATGCTCTGGAAAAAGATATTCAAGGTTCAGCCTCTGTCCCTGATGATGCTTACGCTAAAGGGGTCTATTACCGTGACGTCGTCTTTCGGGGCATGAAGGCCCTTAGAACGGATGGAGATAAGCTCGAAACCATGATAGATGCAGAGCTTTGGCCACTGCCCACCTATGCTCAAATGTTATATATGCTTTAA
- a CDS encoding ABC transporter substrate-binding protein: MKKAKWRLLTVLVLIMGLLVTTAGCGSQKTKGAAEAIKVGVILPLTGSEAIFGNMEKNAFEMAYEELKAAGKTTIGGREITLLFEDDQGKQDVAKSATEKLINQDKVSMLSGAYSSASTNVIAGAAQSMSMPFLIATGSADDITKKGWQWVFRGTAAPASKYTISLWQMIDQVVKPQSVAIIYESTDFGKSSAKSFKAEAEKRGLKIVYDQPYESGAIDFKPMLAKVKNANPDMVFAVSYLMDASMIVKQSKELDFNTKLFVGGGAGYTLPEFRENAGDASEYIASSTLWVPTVTWPGAKEFFEKYKQKFGKEPDYHGAQAYATMYIIGDALNRAKEFNNTGIQKALKETDLMTVMGPIKFEDWEGYTNQNKPYSYVVQWQKGKLEVIWPEDVKSSPYLYPVPNWKDRT; the protein is encoded by the coding sequence TTGAAAAAAGCTAAATGGCGCTTGTTAACAGTTTTGGTTTTAATTATGGGGCTTTTAGTCACAACGGCAGGCTGCGGAAGCCAGAAAACTAAAGGAGCGGCGGAAGCGATTAAAGTGGGAGTTATTCTGCCTCTAACCGGAAGTGAAGCGATTTTCGGAAATATGGAGAAAAATGCCTTTGAAATGGCTTATGAAGAACTTAAGGCAGCCGGTAAGACAACAATTGGAGGCAGAGAAATCACCCTGTTGTTTGAAGATGATCAGGGTAAACAGGATGTAGCCAAGTCGGCCACAGAAAAGCTCATTAATCAGGATAAGGTTTCCATGTTAAGCGGCGCTTACAGCAGTGCCTCAACCAATGTTATTGCCGGTGCCGCTCAGTCTATGAGCATGCCTTTCCTTATCGCCACCGGATCAGCGGACGACATCACTAAGAAAGGCTGGCAATGGGTTTTCCGAGGGACTGCCGCTCCGGCAAGCAAATACACTATCTCTCTCTGGCAGATGATTGATCAGGTCGTCAAGCCCCAGTCGGTTGCTATTATCTATGAAAGTACTGATTTTGGCAAGTCATCAGCCAAAAGCTTTAAGGCTGAAGCAGAAAAAAGAGGGCTGAAGATTGTTTACGATCAACCCTATGAGTCCGGTGCCATCGACTTTAAACCGATGCTTGCTAAAGTTAAAAATGCCAACCCCGATATGGTTTTTGCAGTCTCCTATCTGATGGACGCGTCCATGATTGTCAAACAATCGAAGGAGCTCGATTTCAATACAAAACTGTTTGTCGGAGGGGGCGCTGGATATACTCTGCCTGAATTCAGGGAAAATGCCGGCGACGCTTCCGAATATATTGCCTCCAGTACTCTGTGGGTACCCACGGTTACCTGGCCGGGTGCTAAAGAATTCTTTGAAAAGTATAAGCAAAAGTTTGGTAAAGAACCGGATTACCATGGCGCCCAGGCCTATGCTACTATGTATATTATCGGGGATGCCCTGAATAGAGCTAAAGAATTTAACAATACAGGCATTCAAAAGGCTCTCAAAGAAACCGATCTGATGACGGTTATGGGTCCGATTAAGTTTGAGGACTGGGAAGGGTATACCAATCAAAACAAACCCTATTCTTATGTTGTGCAATGGCAGAAGGGAAAGCTGGAAGTTATATGGCCGGAAGACGTAAAATCGTCACCCTATCTCTATCCGGTGCCTAATTGGAAGGATAGAACATAA
- a CDS encoding branched-chain amino acid ABC transporter permease: MMLFGQSVVSGILLGSMYALIALGMTLIMGVMKIINLAHGAIVMVGMYVTYVCFQQFGIDPYLGMFVAMLVAFLIGCLIQKYMINILVKVESILPQNQVLLTIGIMLVLTEIARLIFKSDYRSVATGYSSNTIFLADMSISVPMLIGFFIAIAFTTLLHLFLTKTDLGKSIRATAQDRDAAVYMGVNASKITVITFGIGSALAAAGGSLLLPIFYLYPDVGQLFNAKSFIITILGGMGSTMGAIIGAIILGTAESLGATYISMGYKDLVGLIMFILVLLFLPGGLRSFVRR, encoded by the coding sequence ATGATGTTATTTGGCCAGTCGGTTGTATCAGGTATCCTGCTTGGGTCTATGTATGCTTTAATTGCTCTTGGAATGACCCTGATTATGGGAGTCATGAAAATCATTAACCTGGCCCATGGAGCTATTGTTATGGTGGGGATGTACGTTACCTACGTCTGTTTTCAGCAATTTGGAATTGATCCCTATCTTGGTATGTTCGTAGCGATGCTGGTTGCCTTTTTGATTGGCTGCCTCATCCAGAAGTATATGATTAATATCTTAGTCAAAGTTGAATCCATACTTCCTCAGAATCAGGTTCTGCTTACCATCGGTATCATGCTGGTCTTAACCGAAATTGCCCGGCTGATTTTCAAGTCTGACTATCGATCCGTTGCCACAGGGTACTCCTCCAACACGATTTTTTTGGCTGATATGTCAATCAGTGTACCCATGTTAATAGGATTTTTTATTGCCATTGCCTTTACAACTCTGCTTCATTTATTTTTAACGAAAACAGACCTGGGCAAGTCTATCCGAGCTACTGCTCAGGATCGGGATGCAGCTGTGTACATGGGTGTGAATGCTTCGAAAATTACGGTAATAACCTTTGGGATTGGCTCTGCGTTAGCAGCCGCGGGCGGTTCCCTGCTCTTGCCGATTTTTTACTTATATCCGGATGTAGGACAATTGTTTAATGCCAAGTCGTTTATTATCACTATTTTAGGCGGAATGGGCAGTACCATGGGGGCTATAATCGGCGCTATAATTCTGGGTACTGCGGAATCCTTAGGTGCTACTTATATTTCTATGGGATATAAGGATCTGGTTGGCCTGATCATGTTTATCCTGGTGCTGTTGTTTTTGCCTGGCGGCTTAAGAAGCTTTGTACGGAGGTGA